Part of the Candidatus Effluviviaceae Genus V sp. genome is shown below.
GAGCGTGGCCGCGACAGACGAGGCGGCAGTCACCAGATCGGGCGTGAAGAACGCCATGGCGAGCGAAGCAAGCGCGAAGATCGCTACGAAGATGACAAAGAAACCTGTGATGTTCGAGACGGTGTTCTCCGCCAGGGGCTCGCGCCCGAGCTTGATCTTCATGACGGCGCGTGGCCGCATGACCCGCCCCATCTCCCTCAGGATTTTCTTCAGGACCACGTAGAAGCGCACGACCTTGATGCCGCCGCCCGTCGAGCCGCCGCATCCACCAACGAACATCAGCAGGACCAGCAACAGGCGCGAAGCGTTCGGCCACACGTTGAAGTCCTTCGTGACATAGCCGGTCGTTGTCATGATCGACGTGCCCTGGAAGAACCCCGCCCGCAGAGCCGCACCGGCCCCCTGGTAGACCTCTCCCCAGACATTGAGGCTCAGGAGCAGGCAGCTGCCGACCCACAGAAGGGTGTAGAAGCGGAACTCAGGATCGCGGAAGAAGACCCGGGGCCTGCCCCGCAGTGCACGGTAGTGGAGCGCGAAGTTGGCGCCCG
Proteins encoded:
- a CDS encoding TrkH family potassium uptake protein, producing the protein GETALLMTGGMNWFDACCHTFTTMSTGGFSTRTASVAAFDSVYIEIVIIAFMFLAGANFALHYRALRGRPRVFFRDPEFRFYTLLWVGSCLLLSLNVWGEVYQGAGAALRAGFFQGTSIMTTTGYVTKDFNVWPNASRLLLVLLMFVGGCGGSTGGGIKVVRFYVVLKKILREMGRVMRPRAVMKIKLGREPLAENTVSNITGFFVIFVAIFALASLAMAFFTPDLVTAASSVAATLGNIGPGLGAVGAVETYASVPTTGQVILTACMLLGRLELYTVLVLLLPAFWKR